One Rhizobiales bacterium GAS188 DNA window includes the following coding sequences:
- a CDS encoding transcriptional regulator, IclR family, translating to MGATADCGSRRETPDSGIHMVGSAETSATGTLTRGLELLRLLNEAYPLQIRDLHALTGLPKPTISRLLATLRAAGYVQRDGAAGYRPSSKVHVLSAGVSSQAWIHEVAVPVIDRLSQAIHWPSDFAIFEGRGMTIRYTTRPTAPITISDPINTAGLPMLESDFGRAFLAFASSEQQARILAALARSERKLDAAARDAELTRRLLDATRHQGFATRGESFTFIRASTIAVAVTVAGQSVAALNVICSTRFMDPTDIPKRYLKPLQRAAAEIGAALSWDGFVVAARKPCG from the coding sequence ATGGGCGCTACCGCCGATTGCGGCTCAAGGAGGGAGACGCCGGACAGCGGCATTCACATGGTCGGATCTGCCGAAACCAGTGCCACGGGAACGCTCACGCGAGGCCTCGAGCTGCTGCGCCTGCTCAACGAAGCCTATCCGTTGCAGATCCGGGACCTTCATGCCTTGACCGGGCTGCCGAAGCCGACGATCTCCCGCCTGCTCGCGACCTTGCGCGCCGCCGGCTATGTGCAGCGCGACGGTGCGGCCGGCTACCGCCCTTCCTCGAAAGTTCATGTTCTCAGCGCCGGTGTATCGTCTCAGGCCTGGATCCATGAAGTGGCGGTTCCCGTGATCGACCGTCTGTCACAGGCGATCCACTGGCCATCGGATTTCGCGATCTTCGAAGGCCGGGGCATGACGATCCGTTACACGACGCGACCGACTGCCCCCATCACCATCAGCGATCCCATCAACACGGCCGGCCTGCCGATGCTCGAGAGTGATTTCGGCAGGGCGTTCCTGGCCTTCGCGTCGAGTGAGCAGCAAGCGCGAATCCTCGCCGCGCTGGCGCGTTCCGAGCGCAAGCTCGATGCGGCGGCTCGCGACGCTGAATTGACGCGCAGATTGCTCGACGCGACGCGCCACCAAGGCTTTGCCACGCGCGGTGAAAGCTTCACCTTCATCCGGGCCTCGACCATTGCGGTTGCGGTAACAGTCGCCGGCCAGTCGGTCGCTGCCCTCAATGTCATCTGCAGCACCCGCTTCATGGACCCGACCGACATTCCGAAGCGCTACCTGAAGCCCTTGCAGCGTGCCGCTGCCGAGATCGGAGCGGCGCTGTCTTGGGACGGTTTCGTCGTGGCGGCGCGCAAGCCGTGCGGATGA
- a CDS encoding citrate lyase subunit beta / citryl-CoA lyase, translating into MPIRSYLYVPGNRPDLFGKALASGADVVIQDLEDAVPATEKKVARQAVSVVLKSLPPVAIFVRLNAADAALADLAGLTVRGLSGVLLPKAEDPLLVSRIDETLAAMERAETRPPGSVLIQPLIETTVGLYGLAEIAAASARIRRFAFGAGDFVRDIRAEATPSRSETLYARMRLVARSRFLRLEPPVAHVFTPIKDIEGLRLACAEDRALGFYGRSCIHPSQIPIVNAAFTRGTDEIARARAILAAYAEANANGRGSLILDDGTFVDQAIAAKARDALVLASQESLHNESRLGASRQKGTRRTGHGHG; encoded by the coding sequence ATGCCGATCAGGTCGTATCTCTATGTCCCGGGCAACCGTCCCGACCTCTTCGGCAAGGCCCTCGCGAGCGGCGCCGACGTCGTGATACAGGATCTCGAGGACGCGGTGCCGGCGACCGAGAAGAAGGTGGCCCGCCAAGCGGTGTCGGTTGTCCTCAAATCCTTGCCGCCGGTCGCGATCTTCGTGCGGCTGAACGCTGCGGACGCAGCACTTGCGGACCTCGCTGGACTCACGGTGCGCGGCTTGTCCGGCGTCCTCCTGCCGAAGGCCGAAGACCCGCTTCTCGTCTCGCGCATCGACGAGACGCTTGCCGCGATGGAGAGGGCCGAAACACGGCCGCCCGGCAGCGTGCTCATCCAGCCGCTGATCGAGACGACCGTTGGGCTCTATGGCTTGGCCGAGATCGCCGCGGCGTCTGCGAGGATCAGGCGCTTTGCTTTCGGGGCGGGGGATTTCGTGCGTGACATCCGGGCCGAGGCGACGCCGTCGCGCAGCGAGACGCTGTATGCGCGCATGCGACTGGTGGCGCGCTCGCGTTTCCTGCGGCTCGAGCCGCCGGTGGCGCATGTCTTCACGCCGATCAAGGATATCGAGGGATTGCGCCTCGCCTGCGCCGAGGATCGCGCCCTCGGCTTCTACGGGCGCTCCTGCATCCATCCTTCGCAGATACCGATCGTCAACGCGGCGTTCACCCGTGGGACGGACGAGATCGCGCGGGCGCGGGCCATTCTCGCCGCCTATGCCGAGGCGAACGCCAATGGAAGAGGCTCTCTCATACTCGATGACGGCACTTTCGTTGACCAGGCCATCGCGGCCAAGGCGCGGGACGCGCTTGTGCTGGCATCCCAGGAGTCTCTCCACAACGAGTCTCGCCTCGGTGCGTCGCGCCAAAAGGGAACGCGCCGCACCGGGCACGGACATGGCTGA